In Streptomyces sp. NBC_00704, a genomic segment contains:
- a CDS encoding serine hydrolase domain-containing protein: MDVNGAVAEGFEPVREAFARNFETLGERGAAVAVYRDGRKVVDLWAGTRDVDGTAPWERGTAQIVRSATKGVVAAGLLLLHQRGELDLDAPVGAYWPEYKAAGKERTLVRHVLAHRAGVPVLDRPLTPAEAADPDLGAAAVAAQAPAWEPGTDHGYHAQTYSWLTGELVRRITGRPVGEWIADEIAGPVGADLWLGLPRSQRARVGRVGQVEAPVRAGALKTRPKPAVAAAYADPHSLTRRAFAAITPLPDENDDAYRAAALPASNGIATADGLARFYASLIGEVDGGTRLLRPETVALARGEQSSGQDRVLVVNTRFGLGPMLHGAASPLLSPHSFGHPGRGGALGLADPESGIAFGYVTNGFRRSVTADPRAQALLRALRTATAATPAN, encoded by the coding sequence GTGGACGTGAACGGTGCGGTGGCCGAGGGCTTCGAGCCGGTCCGGGAGGCGTTCGCGCGCAACTTCGAGACGCTCGGGGAGCGCGGCGCGGCCGTCGCCGTCTACCGCGACGGGCGCAAGGTCGTCGACCTGTGGGCCGGCACGCGGGACGTGGACGGCACGGCGCCCTGGGAACGGGGCACCGCCCAGATCGTGCGCTCGGCGACCAAGGGCGTGGTCGCCGCCGGCCTCCTGCTGCTGCACCAGCGCGGCGAACTGGACCTGGACGCGCCCGTCGGGGCGTACTGGCCCGAGTACAAGGCGGCCGGCAAGGAGCGCACCCTCGTGCGGCACGTCCTCGCGCACCGCGCGGGCGTACCGGTGCTGGACCGGCCGCTGACCCCCGCCGAGGCCGCCGATCCCGACCTCGGGGCGGCGGCGGTCGCGGCGCAGGCCCCCGCCTGGGAGCCGGGCACGGACCACGGCTACCACGCGCAGACGTACAGCTGGCTCACCGGCGAGCTGGTGCGCCGGATCACCGGACGGCCGGTCGGGGAGTGGATCGCCGACGAGATCGCCGGGCCCGTCGGAGCCGACCTGTGGCTCGGGCTGCCGCGGTCGCAGCGCGCGCGGGTGGGGCGCGTGGGACAGGTGGAGGCGCCGGTGCGCGCGGGCGCGCTCAAGACCCGGCCCAAGCCGGCCGTCGCCGCCGCCTACGCCGACCCGCACTCGCTCACCCGCCGCGCCTTCGCCGCGATCACCCCGCTGCCCGACGAGAACGACGACGCCTACCGGGCCGCGGCCCTGCCCGCCTCCAACGGCATCGCCACCGCCGACGGCCTGGCCCGCTTCTACGCCTCGCTGATCGGCGAGGTCGACGGCGGGACACGGCTGCTGCGGCCGGAGACGGTGGCGCTGGCGCGCGGCGAGCAGTCGTCCGGCCAGGACCGGGTGCTCGTGGTGAACACCCGCTTCGGCCTCGGCCCGATGCTGCACGGCGCCGCGTCCCCGCTGCTGTCCCCCCACTCCTTCGGCCACCCGGGCCGCGGCGGCGCCCTCGGGCTGGCCGACCCCGAGTCGGGGATCGCCTTCGGCTACGTCACCAACGGCTTCCGCAGGAGCGTGACGGCGGACCCGCGCGCCCAGGCCCTGCTGCGCGCCCTGCGCACCGCGACGGCGGCGACGCCGGCGAACTGA
- a CDS encoding DUF1876 domain-containing protein, with translation MTVMHTTVGWHVELEFEEDERHTRAVAMVRLPDGTEVRAHGHASRHTVDANQPRVGEEIAGARALNEIAMQLLTKAHLEIDDASGRRSHSINV, from the coding sequence ATGACCGTCATGCACACCACGGTCGGCTGGCACGTCGAGCTGGAGTTCGAGGAGGACGAGCGCCACACGAGGGCGGTCGCGATGGTGCGGCTGCCGGACGGGACCGAGGTGAGGGCGCACGGCCACGCCTCCCGGCACACCGTGGACGCCAACCAGCCGCGGGTCGGGGAGGAGATCGCGGGCGCCCGTGCCCTCAACGAGATCGCCATGCAGTTGCTGACCAAGGCGCATCTGGAGATCGACGACGCCTCGGGCCGGCGGTCCCACTCCATCAACGTGTAG